A stretch of Deferribacter autotrophicus DNA encodes these proteins:
- a CDS encoding antitoxin Xre-like helix-turn-helix domain-containing protein: MLVNDKTLLPEDIDTKKLNHFALKAFFNICEKWGIKSYKDQMVLLGLTSKSTFYEWKKNLQGNLSKDTIERISYILGMPVSLYSDTRIAIIRTL, translated from the coding sequence ATGTTGGTTAATGATAAAACTCTTTTACCTGAAGATATTGATACCAAAAAGTTAAATCATTTTGCATTAAAGGCTTTTTTTAATATTTGCGAGAAATGGGGAATTAAATCGTATAAAGACCAGATGGTTTTACTCGGGCTAACGTCAAAATCAACATTTTATGAATGGAAAAAAAATCTTCAAGGAAACTTAAGTAAGGACACCATTGAAAGGATTTCTTATATTCTTGGAATGCCCGTATCGCTTTATTCGGACACCCGTATCGCTATCATTCGGACACTTTAG
- the istB gene encoding IS21-like element helper ATPase IstB: protein MELDNLLSQLSLKGFSAALTKQQENPVYNEMPFEERLIQLLQAELSERLNRKIKRNLAAAKLKEKMARVEDIDYGIQRGLNKSIMTSLIGGDYLRRKQNIIITGPTGTGKSYIAQALANRAILDGYTARYYRVPRLMEELKLARLEGDYIKMLSRLARFNLLILDDFGISAFEADEANDLLEVIEDRVGVNSTIVTSQLPIDNWYDCLKNATVADAILDRLVHSSHKIKLSGESVRKLKSEENIV from the coding sequence ATGGAACTTGATAATCTTTTATCACAATTAAGTTTAAAAGGGTTTAGTGCTGCACTTACCAAACAACAAGAAAACCCAGTTTACAACGAAATGCCCTTTGAAGAAAGATTAATTCAGTTACTTCAAGCCGAACTATCGGAAAGGCTGAATCGAAAGATTAAAAGAAACTTGGCTGCCGCAAAACTGAAAGAGAAGATGGCAAGGGTGGAAGATATCGATTACGGTATTCAACGGGGATTGAATAAAAGTATAATGACTTCTCTGATAGGAGGTGATTATTTGAGAAGAAAACAGAACATAATTATTACTGGGCCTACTGGTACGGGGAAGAGCTATATAGCTCAAGCACTGGCAAACAGAGCAATTCTTGATGGTTATACTGCGAGATATTACAGGGTTCCCAGATTAATGGAAGAATTAAAACTGGCAAGGTTAGAAGGTGATTATATAAAAATGCTTTCCCGTCTTGCAAGGTTTAATCTTCTCATTTTAGATGATTTTGGTATCAGTGCGTTTGAGGCTGATGAAGCTAATGATTTATTAGAAGTAATAGAGGATAGAGTTGGCGTGAATTCAACAATAGTTACTTCTCAATTACCAATTGATAACTGGTATGATTGTCTAAAGAATGCCACTGTGGCAGATGCAATACTTGACAGATTGGTACATAGCAGTCATAAGATAAAACTTAGCGGAGAAAGTGTTAGAAAACTGAAATCAGAGGAGAATATAGTTTAG
- the istA gene encoding IS21 family transposase gives MKRLAMAMVKDVLRLRFQNKLSYRAISRSLGVPKSTVLDYCTRFQITGLSIEEGLKLLDNELEDKLFPERKAKSRNNRPLPDFAYIAEEIRKKGVTWLLLWQEYKERHPEGYNYTQFKKYCQDYIQRLSPTMRQIYYAGETMFVDYSGLTMNMVDVSTGEEKAVQIFVAVLGASGAVFVHATPNQKQSSFILSHTLAFEYFGGVPRQIIPDNLKSAVIKNTRETLELNSSYLDMARYYNTVIIPARPNHPKDKAKVEQAVQGIQRWILAKLRNRVFYGVEEINAVIKPLMEQYNEKKIRGIGKSRFELLEELERQELLPLPKKRYQYREHLLRTVHLDYHVEVAGNYYSVPYQYIKSKVDVWYSNTTVEIFFKGKLIAVHPRLFIKGQASTLDEHMPPNHVLSKERWSPKRIFFWASKIGLNTTKLMKMIMESRNHPVNAYRTCIAILKLSDEYSAKELELSCQKAISIGAFTVKSVKTILKTKSYQQRPKKDITPLNKHENIRGKQYYKEEKEEK, from the coding sequence ATGAAGAGGTTAGCTATGGCTATGGTAAAAGATGTTTTACGTTTAAGATTTCAAAATAAGTTATCGTATCGGGCAATTAGCCGTTCTTTAGGAGTTCCCAAATCAACGGTATTAGATTACTGTACACGTTTTCAAATAACGGGATTATCGATAGAAGAAGGGCTAAAGCTTTTGGATAATGAGCTTGAAGATAAGCTATTCCCAGAGCGTAAAGCAAAGTCAAGAAACAACCGTCCATTACCTGATTTTGCATACATAGCTGAAGAGATACGCAAAAAAGGTGTCACATGGTTACTATTATGGCAGGAATACAAAGAAAGACATCCGGAAGGTTACAACTATACTCAGTTTAAGAAATATTGCCAAGATTATATTCAAAGACTATCCCCTACAATGCGTCAGATATATTATGCTGGGGAGACGATGTTTGTTGATTATTCAGGATTAACGATGAATATGGTTGATGTAAGTACAGGAGAGGAGAAAGCAGTTCAAATATTTGTAGCAGTACTTGGAGCCTCGGGTGCGGTATTTGTTCATGCGACTCCTAATCAAAAGCAGTCTTCGTTTATATTGTCTCATACGTTGGCTTTTGAATATTTTGGAGGAGTTCCGAGACAAATAATTCCTGATAATTTAAAATCAGCAGTAATAAAGAATACTCGAGAAACCCTTGAATTGAATTCCAGCTATTTAGATATGGCAAGATATTACAATACAGTAATAATTCCAGCTAGACCTAACCATCCAAAGGATAAAGCGAAAGTGGAGCAGGCAGTTCAGGGGATACAGCGCTGGATATTAGCCAAATTGAGGAATAGGGTGTTTTACGGAGTAGAAGAGATAAATGCTGTTATAAAGCCTCTTATGGAGCAATACAATGAAAAAAAGATAAGGGGTATAGGTAAGAGTAGGTTTGAGCTGTTAGAGGAGTTAGAGCGTCAAGAATTGCTACCATTACCTAAGAAGCGTTACCAATATAGAGAGCACTTATTACGAACGGTTCATTTAGATTATCATGTGGAAGTTGCAGGTAATTATTATTCTGTTCCTTATCAATATATAAAATCAAAGGTTGATGTATGGTATTCCAACACTACCGTAGAAATATTTTTCAAAGGTAAATTAATAGCAGTTCATCCCAGGTTATTTATTAAAGGTCAAGCTTCTACTTTGGATGAACATATGCCACCTAACCACGTATTGAGTAAAGAAAGATGGAGTCCAAAAAGAATATTTTTTTGGGCATCTAAAATAGGCTTAAATACGACTAAGTTGATGAAAATGATAATGGAATCAAGGAATCACCCTGTAAATGCTTATAGAACCTGTATTGCGATATTAAAATTATCCGATGAATACTCTGCAAAGGAATTGGAATTAAGCTGTCAAAAAGCGATTTCAATAGGAGCGTTTACAGTAAAAAGCGTAAAAACTATCTTGAAGACCAAATCTTATCAGCAAAGACCGAAAAAAGATATCACCCCTTTAAATAAGCATGAGAATATAAGGGGTAAACAATACTACAAGGAAGAGAAGGAGGAAAAGTAA